The Streptosporangiales bacterium genomic interval TGCGTTGGAGCCAGCGGTGCTGCAGCGGTCCCCAGAGCAAGTCCACGGCGACGTCGAGGTCGAGGTCGAGGTCGAGGTCGAGCACGCCGTACCCGCGCCCACGTAGTCCACTTATGTAGTCCGGCCACGTGGTTTCGCGCGGCCGATAGTCGTCGTCCGCGGACGGAAGCCCAGCTCTCTGGAGAGCGCATCGGCGCCGTCGACGACAGCGCCGACGCATCGCGACCGCAGTCGCGGCGTGTAGCGCTCGGCGGGAACGTTGACGTAGATGACAGCAACGACGTCGCCGGCGGCGTCGCGGATGGGGGCGGCGACGGCGGCACCCGCGGGGTCGCGCTCGCCCCGGCTCTCCGCGTAGCCGTCACGCCGGATGCGGCGGATCTTCGCGCGCAGCTTGTCGGGGTCGGTCGTGGTACGCGGAGTGAACGCCACCAGGGGAGTTCGTTGCAGGTACGCGGCTATCTCGCCGTCGTCCATCGCGGCCAGCAGGACTCGGTTGGCGGCACCCGCGTAGAGGGGCGCACGATCACCGATCTCCGTCGTACGTCGGACAGTCTGCAGGCTCTCGAGCTGATAGAGATGGACCCGGTGGTCGCCGACACGGATGGCCAGGGAGGTCGTCTCGTCGAGGTCGTCCCTGATCAGTCTCATGACCGGCAGGGCGCGGT includes:
- a CDS encoding helix-turn-helix domain-containing protein, giving the protein MGTGQAGQQRYLVQSVARAIELLKAFTQEEPELGLADIARITGLSKPTAFRLLATLQAGGLVSQSARTGSYSLGSEIAVLAAVRARQSDLLDRALPVMRLIRDDLDETTSLAIRVGDHRVHLYQLESLQTVRRTTEIGDRAPLYAGAANRVLLAAMDDGEIAAYLQRTPLVAFTPRTTTDPDKLRAKIRRIRRDGYAESRGERDPAGAAVAAPIRDAAGDVVAVIYVNVPAERYTPRLRSRCVGAVVDGADALSRELGFRPRTTTIGRAKPRGRTT